The Astatotilapia calliptera chromosome 19, fAstCal1.2, whole genome shotgun sequence DNA segment TGTGAGGGATTGGTGCACAGGTGAAAAGTTCTCTGGGCTGTGGAAGCTCTCAGACTCTTTGCTGCACCAGTGAGTGCACTTTGAGGACCCAGTAGCATGAATAAATTAACAATGACCCCCCTACTTCCAGCCAGGACCCCCATGTTAGTGTTAATGATGTAAACCAGCTGTGGAAGCTCGGAGACTCGTAATGCAGCACCAGGGCGTGCACTTTCAGTGTCCTATAGCATTACAGCACATAGTATATATGCATACAACACTATAAAGAATATTATAAATAACTTATTATCCAAATGTtgctaatatttttataatatgtttattattatttctattatataagatatatatgtttataataattataaatacaCTACCTGGGGTTGAGATGCAATAATAAAGTACAGTGTACTTGTATTGTAGTACTGGATTGCTTGTGATTATGACCAGTTATTATGAATGTTTTAGTCCTAAATAATGCATCATGAATCCTGCCTTatcaaacgtgtgtgtgtgtgtgtgtgtgatcaggcTCACCAAATCATTTTTCTGTATCACgtttcttgtatttgtttttgctgttgtcaCAGTTTCATGTTAATTTTACAGCTAATGCACCTGCAAAGAATAAAATCACTTTGTCTAAAAGCACAAGTCATGCATTATGCAAATTCGTTGTTCCAGGTTTTATATTATAGCTCTTTGTCTGCTGCAAGTAGTCTACAAGTAACTGTATATAATTTTAACTAGGTAGTACATGAATAAGTACTGCTTAACTTCAGGTATTTTACAGGAAAGGAGTCCCACAAACTTCTGTAAGTAAATTTAAATAGTCCATAATATCAATGAATTAAGTAATTTTAAGTACCACATAGTCTCTTAGTAATTTCCCCATCTTACACTATAAGTATGCTGTACTTTTTAGGGGACTTGCCATATTATTGTCAGGCTTGAGTCAAGTGAGAAGCTCCTTCAAAATAGGGAATTTATTTGCAATGATAGCAAAAACAATTCTACAGTAGTGATACATCCCAATCCCAGGTGCCAGTGGTACTTCTTCCACTCCACTTCAGCTCACTCAGTATTTATAATTGCTCACCACACACAGGTGAGTTTCGTTGCAGGTAACAAAAAGAACCTCAATCACTAGAGCCAGGTTTCACTGAATGCAGTCATTCAACAGTCATTCCAGACAGGCTTGAGCTgggaaacatgaaaaatgttaTGGATCTTCATATTGTGGGGCAggatgagacagacagacacagggtGGATCATAGATGAAGACAGGAAGTCGAGGGGCGGATTGTTCCAAATGCTAATCAATCTGTGATATATTAGCTGCTGGTGACAGTGGTTCTTCTTCTACGGTCCTTCTCCCTTACAAAAGCTCCGTCAGggtcaaaaatatttttccattgCCTCCCTTTCATGTTTGGAAAGGCCGTAAAGGCGACTCTTAGGTGATGGAACACCAAGGAGCAGGTCTATTCCCCAATCGTCAGGGCgatgaggagggagagaaagagcgaACTCTAAACACTTCTGCAAGTTCGTGATACAGAAAAGGGACTGAGGACAGATCAGGTAACTCGACCAGAAATGACCGGGTTAAACTGGAACAGAGAGATCTGTGGTTCTTACACAGTTTTGCCCAGTCTATATTTGGATTGTGTGTGCTCAACCAGGGTGCTTCGTGCATCAAACATGAACTAACTAATCTTTCCACATTTTCACCAGACAGGGACAATGACATGGACTGAGTGTGATGTGTGATATCCAGGAAATGGGGACCATTCAAAGCAGAAACTTGTACCTGTTCAGGAAGGGTGACAAGTGGGATGTTAAGCTCTTTTGCTAGCACTTGATCAATAAAGCTCTGTTCAGCCTAGGAGTCTCTTAAGGTTTTCAAACAGTGAGTGAGAGCATTAATGATGAATGTGGCTGAAACCATGAGTCTTGGTGGGGAGGAGTTATCATTCATCTTGCCTGCCAGTCTCCCCACACTTACACCCGATCTTTTGTTCACACAGGGCAGGTGCCAACAAAACGTCCCTTCTTCAGAAGGTGAGAGGTGCACAGGCTGTTTCTCGTTGTATTCAGACCCACCTCTCCCCCGGCTAGGCTCCTCACCACATGGAGGAGAGCCCTCCAAAGGGGTGAGGGAGTTGTAGTTGTTCACTGGGAGAAACCTTTCGTCACTCAGCCAGGATACTTTGTTTCTCTgaacaaatttcttccactgaaaacacaacCTCAAGAAGAAGATTTCCATCTTGCatcagcatgcatcaagacacttcTTATATGCATATTCACCCACATGGTTATCCAACCAGATACACATGGAAACAAGAGCATAAAGTGAATTACGGAGATCCTTGGCAGCCAGCTCCTATCttaagttttcttcttctttggtccGGCTTTGTCAAACAAAATCCCAAAGTCTATAGAAAAACTGGCCACACTCCTCCTACCTTGCTTCAGGTGAAACATCTTATACACCGCCACGTCACAGTTGGATCCTTTGTCAAAAAGATTCTTGAATTTGCGGATAAACCCCTCAAAACAGATTCAGGTTAGTTTTGAAACCACCTGTGcccactttattttattttattttattttattttattttattttattttttgtgtgttttgtttggatctttagccatcagaattgttgtcttaaggccaagaaagatgccaagcggatttattttaccaagtggatcatcatggccttgccatattggtccatttgattgacctttattataattatgaatttattttattttcagttgctacaaacgggacagacatgactgggggataggacagggagagagaatgaaagaaagagagggagagaaagaaaaccaaaggggagaagagacggtgagaagggggagaagaaagaaagaaaaacaaacaaaaaaaaacaaaacacctgggtcacctgtatggagaaaaaaaaaacagaagagaaagcaaacaacaaagagcaacataataaaaaaaacggcaccatcacaataaactagctagcagtagatatcagtagatactaaataataaacgatattgtgcagcacgcaagatagacagcgcacaatgtgctttgaggcagcagccaagaaagctgtagtccgcgtctgtgaatacccgtgtgtacacctgtgtggatcagcgcgcttgcattccaaaggtttctccatgtaacgatctgctagggagtgtggggagccacagccccgtcctccagggtatgaagcaggtgaAGGAAATTGCCTTCCCGGGTTTCCTCCgtggcgtgagcgataagcagagtttgtcctttccttataagactcctaattattcaaagtaacactcaggtatgccattcagcgtgttagtacgagctcgggagcagcttgggagaacaagaaaacagagactgctttaggttgccttcccaatcgactcaaaggtttatttgatacacagcagtttatatagatgaaaaaaggttcgtgtgtcagctttcccagttcaaaccggtacagaccaaataaggaaacgtcttcctgccttctgagcaaagtatcccttgtgtagtttatcagttcagctataatttatgatcatcccagcaaaatacactcctagacataaaatacagagttctttcatcagtgaattctgaaacaaaccacctagcctttaacgagccttttccaggagataaggaaaaagggaggatgggagtaaggaagtggtctcatctctgtggtgttttcgaccttgagGTACCAGCCTGTAagtcttacacattaattcttgggtcacagagaaagagaaaaacaactagtagatcggccttattgagtaacagttttcctgtataaaacaatatcctgtaaatgcttaccgtggtatcaaaatatcataacagttcccctcttttattattttttaaaaataataactcaaatagaaaggaaaaatcacaaatgtaataacataatataaagacaaatcataaatgtgaaacaaatcataaatgtaactGGTCCTTTGAGGAAGCTTAATATCAAAAATTCCGAGAGCGTATACATGGTATCACACAACAGACAATAATCATCGAAAACATGCTGCAACGGTTACAAAGGCTACAATTAGTTCCTTCCATCTCCCAAACGTGTCCTGTAGCCACTTATGTAGCCACTGACCGTGACCTGTATTGGCAATTAGTTCTATCTTCAATGCTTCAAGTCTATTCatagcttgtgtgaatgaaccGTTAGGAGCGGTATTATTGGGAATGAAAGTACAGCATACATCAACGGTTACTAGACCACAGGTACCGGTCCAATTAACAGGTAGGGCTAATCTAAGAGTATTATTGCACATCCAATAAGCATGTGGGATTGGTCTGGTCAGGCGCGTGACCATGTGTGATTTAACTAACTCCCCCCAGTCAGTGTCATTTAATACACCGTCTGGGGGAACAATGATCGGGTCTCTGCTCGaacttgaactgtgtgtgtgttcctccagATATGATAAAACTTCAGCCACAGAGACAGCTAGCCATGTCTCATTACAGCGTGCACCTGGGGAGTCAGAGAAAAATGTGTAGTTATCCTTTGtataatctatgtgtgtgtctgggccAGTTAACTTTAATCTGCGCAGACATATCATACTAGTATTAAAATGGAGAGGGATCTGTCCTAGGGGTAGTGAGGGCTTTAACCTATTCTTAGGGCGTTTCATTGGGGCGCTGGTCCCCGCGGTGTCATTAGATAACTTCAATAATTCGCCTAATGGAGTCTCAGGgttagttggtgtgtgtgtgtgtctaagtagGCAGTCGAGAGGGCTCAGAGTCAACTGTAAAGCGTCTTTAAAGAGAGCATTATTTCCGCTGATTTTCTCTAGTCCCTCAGTGAGGGGGAAACCGGATATGGGGTATCCTACTATTACCTGTTCTGGATTAGCCTTTGAACAGACATAACAGTTACTGTTTCCTAAATCACGAGCGGCTGTTCTGGCATTTTCATACCAGGCGTTAGCTCCTGTTCTAGAGGGCGCATAAGATGGTTTATTAGTGGCGTCTATGTTGCTATTTACTGATTTTAGGGAACGTAATGAGTGCATTAAGTAGGTGTCTTGCAAAATGGAGCATGAGGTATAGTCAGCAAAATATGACCTGCAGAAATATGAACATGGTTGCagtttacaatacaaaatagcaaagagaaatcctAAGGTTAATGCGATAGATATGAtaaataacctaaatatataagaaaGTATATAAGAAAAACAGTTCTTCAGTTGTCTCCTGGCCTGGTCCCAGGTTCGAGAGACATTGAATAAGCGTCGTATGATGAcaatgggcatttcattttctccattatcaggATGAAATGAGTCTGGCTTTATCAGGTTAGACATCATGTGGTACTTTTggctttctgttcctgctggatgtttgagtaccttgttgttgttctttcagacgttgtgtgttaatcagtgattgCGTGTGTGCACTGGAtccgggcgctggctcgcctGAGATGTCGTCTACCcgtgtgtttatttgctctagttccgggcgctggctcgccgGAGATGTCGTCTGCTTGATCCGACGcctgagatggtccgattgggCTGGTCTTAACCCTGCTGGCATGAATCCACTGAGGTTGTCCGTCTGTGAGGATGCTGGTTCTTCGTCACTGCCAGTAAAGCCTGGGGGCTGGAAAACGCGGCCTCCCAGAGTGTCCTTGGTTTTAGTGGCTTCTCCAACATGCGTCTCCTTGTCTCCACTGGTGGAACTGTGGAGGGGAAAagctgagagagacaaactttctgatagttattattcagtttttctacCAGGTTGTGAACATCAGTGGACAATGCAATATAGATCACCTTCTACTAGCGGTGCCCCTCTGGAAGCTGACCATGGTCTTGGAAATAGTCTTATTTCAAATGGAAATAATTTGGTTACTTCAGATTGAGTCATTCTAATCTCACACAGGACTTGAGTAAGTAATTTGACACAGGTCATTAAAGTTTTAGCACACTTTTGAATTACTTCTAATGTGAATGAAGATCCTCTATCACTGTTAATTTGGTGAGGTATTCCGAATCtgggtattatttcattgctcaacttttgacagactacttctgcagtttcttttgagGTTGGATAAGCTTCTACTCATTTACTAAATTGATCCACTATTACCAGTAAGTACTTGATACTTCCTTGTGCTGGCATATGTGTAAAATCaatttgtaatgtatgaaatggaaaatctggttgtggtaaatgctgatgttttgcttttgattttCCTACATTAGTTCGTGCACATGTTAGGCAGGTTGCTAATATGCTTTTTACTGCATGTGATGTTTTCTCAATTACAAATCTTAATTTTATTGCCCCTATTACCCCTCTTTGTCCGACATGactcacacagtgaaaatgtcGGGCAAGGACTGGCATCAGGGAATATGGGAGGGCAATCAAACCCTTAAGATTTTGTATAAGCCATCTCTGTCATCTAAGGTACAGTCATTATTCTATGCACAGGCTTGCTcttgtatgaattttaaatcaacatttgtgtCTAAATAGTCTGGGAGTGTAACAAGTGGCAGCTGTAGGGGCACAGATAATACTTCCTGCGGAGGTGGGAGCTgtgatgcagctgcagccttGGCTGTCACGTCTGCTAAGGCATTACCTGTTGCttcgtctgtgtcagctgtactgTGTCCTTTCGTTTTTACAACTGCAACGGCCGATGGCAGCTGTATAGCCTGAAAAAGTCTTTGAACAAAATCACAATTTAGcaatttattttccatcagcagatcTAAATCCTCTCTGTCTCCACAATGTGCCAAAGTCATGCACAACGCCAAATGCATAGCGGCTGTGTGCGTAAATCGTCACATGCTTATCCAAATGTAGCTCACAGGCGCGTATTAAAGccatgagctctgctttttgtgctgagtgaaatgGTAATGAGTGAGCCTCTAGTATGATGTCAGGCACTGTTACCACTGAAtagccacaaagaaatgagttgtCATTCGGCCTTGAACAGGACCCGTCCACATAAACCGTGGCTGAGTCTGAGATAGGTGTTTGCTCTAAATCTGGACATGGTGCTGTGGATTCCTGTATACGTGTCATGCAGTCATGATCGTCAAGCCTGTCTGAGCCATCCTGTCGGTCAGAAGAACACAGCATAGGATCAATAAATGTGCTGGCGAATCAGGTGTGCTGCTCGCTTTTATAGTGAGATTTGCATATGTTGTTTAGTTATGTTTGCTACAATGGTCGTGACCTGGTGATTGGTGTGTAGAATAGtgtcatgtgagagtgtgagcttcTCGCAGTCCCTTATCATGATAGAGCAAGCTGCTACTGCTCTCAGGCAGGCCGGCATTCCTGAACAACCACGGACAGCACCTTTGAGTGGCGGAGGTCAGCACTCCCTGTAATGCATTGAAAGAGGCAGTCATTTCTGTGGACCACAGTATTCGAGGAGGCTTGTCTTTTTTACAACAGTCACGCAGAATGTggtcatgaaaagaacagtctgGTATCCACTGTCTGCAATAGTTCACCATGCCTAAGAAGGACGACATTTCCTCCTGTGTAGTGGGACGAGGGACAGAGGTCACAGCTTTGACCCTGTCTGCAGTCATGGAACGTTTTCCGTGAGACAGTGTGAATcccaaatattgaacagaagtctgacagtactgcattttctttgctgatgctttgtggccagtcttttggaggtgctggagaagcatgtgtgtagcagtttgacatagtttttcactttcagcacagaggaggaggtcatCCACGTGTGGATCAGGGTGCAGCCCTCAGGAGGAGTAAAGCTGTCCAGGGTAGCACAGATCACCATTGAGAAAGCAGCAGGGCCGTCTATCATGCCTTGAGGCAGACGAGTCCAAGTGTACTGCTTATTTctatgtgtgaatgcaaataacGGCTGTGTGTCACAGGTACTGAGAAAAAGGAGCGGAGCATAAATCCACCACGGTAAAATGTGTATGCAATGCATGTCAATATGCTGTGAACATCTGAAACGAGAGGTGGCAGAGGAATGTTGACTGCATTAATTTGCCTTAAGTCTTGTATGAAACGCCATACGCCAGGTTTGTTAGGCTTTGGCACAGGATTGACAGGAGTGTGGGCTTTATTACTCCTGTAGTCAATAAATCTCCTATCATGACATCTAGAGCTGCGGCTTTTTCCGTGGAAATGGGATGCTGCTTGACATATActgcttttttatgttttaataggTGTACGTGATAAAGTGTACAGTCAATAAATCCTATATCATTCTCACTTTTAGACCACAATGTCATATTCTGGTGTTCAGCTGGCAATGTAACTGCAGAAATAGTACAGTGGATAGGATAGGTTAGATCTATGTGTCGACATGGTGTAGTTATGTCATAAACTATGTCTGAGTTATGTAACAAAATCACTGTTTGACCTTCACTTGTGTGAGCAGTTATCATGTTGTtgaacagtgtgagagaaacaaaagtgtGGCTCCCAGTCATGGGATTACCTGTTAGTGGCGTCtgtacacgttttttttttttggcacagtgtgtgacatAGAGTACCGGACAAAAAGGAcgttgagttcattctctgctgagggtccagctgacacagaggatgttccttctccatcatgtcggtacatagggcagagaaaacataagctgttatcagtgtcagcaaacatttcaccctttatgttaaatgaaatacacaaattcatttttgctttgggTGTCTGCggctgctggaaaactgagctaAATTTGCACCTCTAGCTTGTCCAACAGTGCATAAAGCGTTTTATGAATACTAGGATGGATTCATCAGGCTTCTGTTTACACATAGTTACTGCATTTAAGTCAATTTTGTCTCTGGACATTGTTAGCAGGAATTTCTTTAGATTCTTAAAGAAATCGGCGACTTTTTCATTATTTACCCTCCTTTTGTCCATAGCGGTAACATTTGATGCATCACGTCGCGGCATTCTATCATATATTTTCTACAGGACTTTTTAAGCAGACTACTTTTCTTATCACAAATGATATTCAACATTtctactgacctgttttctggcgATAATCGTTCGGGATAAGGCTCCGAAAAGAAATTAGAATGCATTGAACTTCTTAAGTTGTAAACAAAGTCAGTCACATAAGCACTCCCGCATGTTCTGGATACGTGATCATGGACGTCTTCACCGATTCGCGGACGTAGGTTACACGTAACCGGAAATGGGAGTTGTACTGAGCCGTTATTTgagactttattttgtattttattaatttttggttttacagGTACTTTAGATTTTTTATCGGACCTGTCTGTGGTCTTTGAATAATTCTGACCCAtgttcagtgatttccagaggggTTTACACGCTAGGAGGATTTAGGTTAGTATTTTCGCTGCGGCACAGCTGAGgtcactttaaatttattgctagcaattttttgtttgtgtgagcaaCTCTCACTTAACGAGCAACTTCTCGtaaaacaacaggcaacttcctgtgtctttctgcttttaatttactgcttttaacccttgtatggtaatcgggtctgtgagacccgttttcagttttctttcgtttttttttttttaacaaaattaaatttaattatttactaGCTTTCTGTGagtgagcaacttctcactttttaACGTACGTTTCAAGATAACAGGCAACTCCCTGTGTCACTCTTTGatgagcaacttctcacttaaCGAGAAGTATTTAAGACAACAGGCAACTTTCTGTGTCACTTTTTCTGagtgagcaacttctcactttttaACGTACGtttaattaaacaattaattattattattattattattttttaaacaaaattaaaatattcaagacaacaggcaacttcctgtgtccaccaacaccacacaagggttaatttaCTTTATTCGGGGACTGAGGAAGTCAGTCAGTGTATCTCTCTGGATCACTAAGTGAAACTTCGTCAGCATATCCCGTTTTTTTATGGATTCGGGGACTGAGG contains these protein-coding regions:
- the LOC113012105 gene encoding uncharacterized protein LOC113012105, with protein sequence MMSNLIKPDSFHPDNGENEMPIVIIRRLFNVSRTWDQARRQLKNCFSYILSYIFRLFIISIALTLGFLFAILYCKLQPCSYFCRSYFADYTSCSILQDTYLMHSLRSLKSVNSNIDATNKPSYAPSRTGANAWYENARTAARDLGNSNCYVCSKANPEQVIVGYPISGFPLTEGLEKISGNNALFKDALQLTLSPLDCLLRHTHTPTNPETPLGELLKLSNDTAGTSAPMKRPKNRLKPSLPLGQIPLHFNTSMICLRRLKLTGPDTHIDYTKDNYTFFSDSPGARCNETWLAVSVAEVLSYLEEHTHSSSSSRDPIIVPPDGVLNDTDWGELVKSHMVTRLTRPIPHAYWMCNNTLRLALPVNWTGTCGLVTVDVCCTFIPNNTAPNGSFTQAMNRLEALKIELIANTGHGQWLHKWLQDTFGRWKELIVAFVTVAACFR